The DNA sequence GCGAGGTACTCGGCGGTGGAGATGACGTAGTCGAATCCGGCTTCGTCGATGCCTTTGCGGCGTGTGGATTCGCGGGCGTTCGAGGTGGCGTCGTGGATGCAGAGGGTGCGCCAGCCGAGCCGTTTCGCGGACTTGGCGGTCTTGCCCAAGCAGGCCTCGGTGTGGCCGCCGATCATGACGAGGTTCTTGACGCCAAGGTTTCGCAGGACGAACGCGATATTGCAGGAGGCGAAGGCGTCCTGGGCGGCCTTTGCGATGACGTATTCGCCGGGCTGGATGTTCAGGGCCTTGGCCGGCCGCGAATCGGGGCGGCTGATGTGGCCCGGCCATTTGCGCGCGTCGTCGCCGAAATCCTTCCTGAACGACTGATAGATATCGGGGTCGAGGTCCATGGCATCCTCGAACAGATAGCCCCAGTGTATAAAGAGCATCTTCAAGCCGAGCCTGCGGGACGCCTCGGTTACCTTGACGGCGTTCGGAAAGGCGACGTCCCAGGCAAAGGTGTTTGCCGTGTTCACGTCATCCGCGGAAAACCCCATCTCCCTCCAGATGCCCGGCAATTCCTGATAACTCAGGGCAAGGCCGCGCGCGCCTTCCTGAATGTCCACGCAGACCAACGCACACGCGTTGAAGAATTCCGGCTCAACCATGCTCGTTCCCTTTCCGTAAAGTCCGCGCGGCCATCTTAACGGGCCGCGGGCGCCGGTTCCAGCGAATAGCCGCGCAGGATGCGCGCGCCGTCCACACGGAAACCCTTGTTCGTCCGCCGCACACGCAAGCCGCCGTGCCAGTCGGTGCGCCATACCCGCACCCCCGCGTCCGCGTAGCGTTGGAGCACCGCCGCGTCCGAACCGGGGCCGCGCCCGGTATCGCGCGTCGAGACAAGTGCTATTTGCGGCGCCGCACGGGCGATGAATTCCGCCGTGCTCGATGTCTTCGACCCGTGATGCGGCACTTTTAAGATGTCCGCGCGGTAATCCAGGCCCGCCATACTTTGCTCGCCCGCCGCCTCGACATCGCCGGCAAACAGGGCTGTCATGCCCGGCCAGGTGAAGCGCAGCACCAGCGAGTTATCGTTGACGTGGCCGGCGGCGGGCCGGCCTGGAGGCGGATGCAATACTTCGACGATGGTCCGCTCGAACGCAAGCCGGTCACCGCGCTGGATGCGCCGCACAGGCACCTTGCGCCGTGCGCACAGTGCCAGGAATTCCTGTTCGAGCGGGCGTCCCGTCGCGTCCGGCCCGAGCAGCACCTCGCCGACAGTCAGTTGCTCAACCACCGACAGCAGCCCGCCCAGATGGTCCCGGTCGGGATGCGTCACGACAACGTAATCGACGCGGCGCATGTGGTTGGCCAGCAGGAACGGAATCACGACCCGCTTGCCCATGTCTACATACTCGGAACGGTCGCCGCCGTCGATGAGAAAGGTCTTGCGCCCGGGCGTGCGCACCGCGATCGCGTCGGACCTTCCGACATCGAGCACGTTGATGCCGGCGGGCGGCGGCCACGCGGTCCACGTCGCCAGCGCTGCCAGCAACAGCGCAGTGACGGCAAGACCGCGCCGTCTCGACGCGGATTGGGCCTTGGCGGGGACCAACAGCAGTACCAGCGCCGCCCAGTACAGGCCCACGGAGAGGTCCGTCGGACTGACGAGCAGGAAATGCGCATAGGGAATACGCGCGGCCATGCCCGCAACGAAGCGAATCAGTATCACGACAGGGAGCAGCGCGTGGCCGAACAGCATTGCGGCGGGGGGCAGGACAAATGCGGCCGCGGTTGTCAGGGCGCAGAGCCACAGCGCCGCGCCGAGCAACGGAATGACCAGGAGATTTGCCAGCGGCGCCGCCGCGGGAAACACGTGGAAGAAACGTATCGCGATGGGCAGCGGCAGCAGTTGCACGGCGAGCGTGGGCGTGACGGCGTTCGCTATCCACCAGGGGACGCGCCCGACCCGTTCGTTGAGCAACGGTGTGAACAACAGGAGCGAGGCCACGCTCAAGAAGGACAGAAGAAACCCGCCGTCGAACAGGTCGTTGGGATTCAGCAAGAGAAGCACGACCGCCGAAAGGCTCAGAGCCGTGGGCGCATCCGGCTCGCGATTGAAGAATTCCGCGATAAGGTACAGACCGATCATGAACGTGGCGCGTAATGTGGAGACGCGCGCCCCGGCCAGCACGCCGAACAGCACCACAATGGACAGTGTCAGCACGATGCGCAGGTGCCTGCGCCGCGGAAGCGTGCCCGAAAGGAAATACATGCTTGCGTAGATGACGCCCACGTGAAGGCCGGAAACCGCAAGGATGTGCGCGGTGCCCGAATACACGTAGTCTTGCCGTTCCGCATCGGTCATGCGGCTGCGTTCGCCCAGCCACACGGCAAGGACGAAGGGCAGGATTTCCCGCGGCACGGCGCGAGCGAGACGTTCCCCTTCTTCTTGGCGCAGCCGGGCGATCCAGTATCGGATGGACCATCGGGGCGCGCCAATTCGCTCGAGACCGTCGCCCGCAATCCGCAGATCGGTGTAGACGCCGTGCGCCCGATAGTAGTCTTCAAGGTCATGAATCCCGTGATTCACCGGCGACAGCACGCGGCCCAATGTGCCCGCCGCGCGAATGCGCTCGCCCGCGAACAAAGGTCCATTCGGCTGACTCCAGCGCACGAGCACGCCGCCCGTCAGGCGCCCCGTCTGCCCGCGCCGCACGGCGCGGTCCACGTCGAACACGAACGTGGTGTAATCCGTACCGGGCAGGATAATGCCCGCCTCGCGCACGTGCCCTTCGAGCACGAGGTTTTCCCGGGGGCAACCCGCTGCAAACCGGCTCAGCGGGTCGCCCGGTGTTTCGGCGTGCCGCGCGTGAAAGATGAGTCCGCCCAGGGCGAAGGCAACCAGGGTGAGCGTTGCCTGCTGCGTATAGGGGACATGCCCGCGAAGAGTCCAGGCGAGCGCGACCGGCGGTACAGTCACGATCACGACGGTCCAGGGAGAAGACCCCTCCGCGGCGGCCAGAATGCCCGTGGCCAGACCAATCGCCACCCATACCCACGGTCGGTTCACAACCGGCAAGCCCCGTTGCTGTGCTTCCCGCGGCGAACGTTAGAACGGCAGCATACCGCCGCCGCTCGAATTGAACCCCAGAAGGGAAAGCAGAATGGACGTCACCGTATTCATGAAGACGTAAATGGCNNNNNNNNNNNNNNNNNNNNNNNNNNNNNNNNNNNNNNNNNNNNNNNNNNNNNNNNNNNNNNNNNNNNNNNNNNNNNNNNNNNNNNNNNNNNNNNNNNNNTCCGCCTGTTCGCGGTTACCGCACGTGCGGCCGATTTCCGCGCAGTAGCCCGTCGCTTCCACGAGTTCTTCCGCGATGGCGCGCAAACCGCCGCCCTCGCGGAACCGCGCCCGGAAATGCTGCACGAGCCCGAGGAACTGGCGCAGTCCCTCCTGCGCCTGCGGCGGCGCGAGGCCGCGCTTGAGCAGCGCCGCGATGCCGTTGCCGAACGAGAGCCGTTCCCGGCGGCACAGGTCGTGTAGCGCGTGCAGCGTTGCGTCGCCGACGCCGCGCCGCGGCAT is a window from the Candidatus Hydrogenedentota bacterium genome containing:
- a CDS encoding DNA internalization-related competence protein ComEC/Rec2, with the translated sequence MNRPWVWVAIGLATGILAAAEGSSPWTVVIVTVPPVALAWTLRGHVPYTQQATLTLVAFALGGLIFHARHAETPGDPLSRFAAGCPRENLVLEGHVREAGIILPGTDYTTFVFDVDRAVRRGQTGRLTGGVLVRWSQPNGPLFAGERIRAAGTLGRVLSPVNHGIHDLEDYYRAHGVYTDLRIAGDGLERIGAPRWSIRYWIARLRQEEGERLARAVPREILPFVLAVWLGERSRMTDAERQDYVYSGTAHILAVSGLHVGVIYASMYFLSGTLPRRRHLRIVLTLSIVVLFGVLAGARVSTLRATFMIGLYLIAEFFNREPDAPTALSLSAVVLLLLNPNDLFDGGFLLSFLSVASLLLFTPLLNERVGRVPWWIANAVTPTLAVQLLPLPIAIRFFHVFPAAAPLANLLVIPLLGAALWLCALTTAAAFVLPPAAMLFGHALLPVVILIRFVAGMAARIPYAHFLLVSPTDLSVGLYWAALVLLLVPAKAQSASRRRGLAVTALLLAALATWTAWPPPAGINVLDVGRSDAIAVRTPGRKTFLIDGGDRSEYVDMGKRVVIPFLLANHMRRVDYVVVTHPDRDHLGGLLSVVEQLTVGEVLLGPDATGRPLEQEFLALCARRKVPVRRIQRGDRLAFERTIVEVLHPPPGRPAAGHVNDNSLVLRFTWPGMTALFAGDVEAAGEQSMAGLDYRADILKVPHHGSKTSSTAEFIARAAPQIALVSTRDTGRGPGSDAAVLQRYADAGVRVWRTDWHGGLRVRRTNKGFRVDGARILRGYSLEPAPAAR
- a CDS encoding isochorismatase family protein, with product MVEPEFFNACALVCVDIQEGARGLALSYQELPGIWREMGFSADDVNTANTFAWDVAFPNAVKVTEASRRLGLKMLFIHWGYLFEDAMDLDPDIYQSFRKDFGDDARKWPGHISRPDSRPAKALNIQPGEYVIAKAAQDAFASCNIAFVLRNLGVKNLVMIGGHTEACLGKTAKSAKRLGWRTLCIHDATSNARESTRRKGIDEAGFDYVISTAEYLA